Proteins from a genomic interval of Sander vitreus isolate 19-12246 chromosome 6, sanVit1, whole genome shotgun sequence:
- the cmtm7 gene encoding CKLF-like MARVEL transmembrane domain-containing protein 7, whose protein sequence is MSHTVITTTTTTRTSADGILNTGYTRTIPGLLKIGQMLALLVAFLCVHCVYGWPSWAAMQFFEVVVLWFLIAFFIFFLMHLFRLQARMPCINWPLTEFFHYSVGTILIFIASIVAAVKSGGVSALVAGSVFGFIATFLMAVSLWTSYSVTCGSHQTGAAV, encoded by the exons ATGTCGCACACCGTCATCACCACGACGACAACAACCAGAACGTCTGCTGACGGCATCCTGAACACGGGCTACACCCGCACCATCCCGGGACTGCTGAAGATAGGGCAGATG CTGGCGCTGCTCGTGGCCTTCCTGTGCGTGCACTGCGTCTACGGTTGGCCCAGCTGGGCGGCCATGCAGTTCTTCGAGGTGGTGGTGCTGTGGTTCCTCATCgccttcttcatcttcttcctcaTGCACCTGTTCCGGCTGCAGGCGAGGATGCCCTGCATCAACTGGCCGCTGACG GAGTTCTTTCATTACTCCGTCGGGACCATCCTCATCTTCATCGCCTCCATCGTGGCCGCTGTGAAGAGCGGAGGCGTCTCAGCGCTGGTGGCCGGATCG GTGTTTGGGTTCATAGCGACATTCCTGATGGCCGTTAGTTTGTGGACGTCTTACAGCGTGACCTGCGGCTCTCATCAGACTG gtGCAGCAGTGTAA